A genomic segment from Flavobacterium litorale encodes:
- a CDS encoding DUF2851 family protein, with the protein MKEDFLHHIWQFKKFNTQNLVTVQGEPLTIINAGQYLQQSGPDFFNAQLRIGNQAWAGNVEIHVKSSDWYLHNHESDTAYDNVILHIVWEHDTEVIRKDGAEIPVLALKNYVATEVLQNYQALTAKKTWIYCEKQITDLNTFVLDNWKERLFFERLARKAIPIASMATSTGNDWEAVLFCFLAKNFGLNTNGDSFHAMAKSLPFNIVRKESFEVENLEALFFGKTGLLNNNNEDIYPKDLAARYAYITNKHRLQPTHVNTPEFFRHRPDNFPTIRLSQLAQLYHQHQNVFSKIINCKSVEAIYNLFAVAVSPYWETHYTFDKESPKKRKALTTSFINLIIINTIIPFKFAYAKSLGKEISEELLTLLKALSPEKNTIIDKFKQLKVPVASAYDSQALLQLKNEYCNHKRCMQCGIGLEILKK; encoded by the coding sequence ATGAAAGAAGACTTCCTACATCACATCTGGCAGTTTAAAAAATTCAACACCCAAAATTTAGTCACTGTACAGGGCGAACCCTTAACAATTATAAATGCAGGGCAGTATTTACAACAATCGGGACCAGATTTTTTTAATGCACAATTGCGTATTGGCAACCAAGCGTGGGCGGGCAATGTAGAGATACATGTAAAATCGTCAGACTGGTATTTGCACAATCACGAAAGCGATACGGCGTATGATAATGTTATACTCCACATAGTTTGGGAACATGATACCGAAGTAATACGCAAAGATGGTGCTGAAATACCAGTACTAGCCTTAAAAAATTACGTTGCTACAGAAGTGCTACAAAACTACCAAGCATTAACAGCAAAAAAGACTTGGATTTATTGCGAAAAACAAATTACCGATTTAAATACTTTCGTACTCGATAACTGGAAAGAACGTTTGTTTTTTGAGCGTTTAGCCCGAAAAGCCATACCCATAGCAAGCATGGCTACGAGTACGGGTAACGACTGGGAAGCGGTGTTGTTTTGTTTTTTAGCCAAAAATTTTGGGCTTAATACCAACGGCGATTCGTTTCATGCTATGGCAAAATCCCTACCCTTTAACATAGTACGGAAAGAGAGTTTTGAGGTAGAAAACCTCGAAGCATTATTTTTTGGTAAAACAGGGCTACTCAATAACAATAACGAAGACATTTACCCCAAGGACCTTGCAGCACGGTATGCTTATATAACCAATAAACATAGGCTGCAACCTACACACGTTAATACGCCTGAATTTTTTAGGCATCGTCCTGATAATTTCCCAACCATACGGCTATCGCAATTAGCACAACTGTACCACCAGCATCAAAATGTATTCTCTAAAATTATAAATTGTAAATCAGTCGAGGCTATTTATAACCTATTTGCTGTTGCTGTTTCCCCCTATTGGGAAACCCATTACACTTTTGATAAAGAAAGCCCCAAAAAACGCAAAGCACTAACAACATCGTTTATCAATTTAATCATCATTAATACCATTATACCTTTTAAATTTGCCTATGCCAAAAGTTTAGGTAAGGAGATTAGTGAAGAGCTGTTAACACTCCTAAAAGCATTATCACCAGAAAAAAATACAATTATCGATAAGTTTAAGCAGCTAAAAGTACCTGTTGCTTCGGCTTATGATAGCCAAGCGCTATTACAGCTTAAAAACGAATACTGCAACCACAAGCGCTGTATGCAGTGCGGTATAGGGCTGGAAATCCTTAAAAAATAG
- a CDS encoding 3'-5' exonuclease produces MNFTAIDFETATGRPESACAVGIVTVENGVITEEYYTLIQPPDNEYWYKNVMVHGIKPIETLDKPMFDDLYPEIHKRLYGRKIVAHNETFDRNVLKKTMKWYGLYYDELEIADKWECTCRIYRAKGYKPANLKACSDRHGIALNHHEALSDARACAKLYMLHYRQLALF; encoded by the coding sequence ATGAATTTCACCGCTATAGATTTTGAAACTGCTACAGGGCGTCCAGAGAGTGCCTGTGCTGTTGGTATAGTAACAGTAGAGAATGGTGTTATTACTGAGGAGTACTATACCCTTATACAACCACCCGATAACGAGTATTGGTATAAAAATGTAATGGTACATGGTATAAAACCTATTGAGACACTAGATAAACCCATGTTCGACGATTTATATCCAGAAATACACAAGCGGTTGTACGGACGAAAAATTGTAGCCCACAATGAAACTTTTGACAGAAACGTACTCAAGAAAACAATGAAATGGTATGGCTTGTATTACGATGAACTCGAAATTGCCGATAAATGGGAATGCACCTGCCGAATATACCGTGCCAAAGGCTATAAACCAGCCAATTTAAAAGCGTGTAGCGACCGCCATGGTATAGCCCTAAACCACCACGAAGCACTATCGGATGCCCGCGCCTGTGCCAAGCTATATATGCTCCACTACAGGCAGCTTGCATTGTTTTAA